From Aedes albopictus strain Foshan chromosome 1, AalbF5, whole genome shotgun sequence, one genomic window encodes:
- the LOC109425322 gene encoding polyadenylate-binding protein-interacting protein 2, which yields MKMPDHNIGCSSSNNGYSGNYSDNYDSDPDGYITPPNEDNSNGGGPNLDEDFSEYMWMENEEEFDKQEMQRLEEEALMEQCIEAMLQDELDAAQNPSGDPTLEVDSPKDLCHALSSLQVQSKEQKVPVEQSTLNPLAAEFVPSVLSTTSV from the exons ATGAAGATGCCCGACCACAACATTGGATGTAGCAGCTCAAACAACGGTTACAGTGGTAACTACAGTGACAACTATGACTCCGATCCGGACGGTTACATCACTCCACCGAACGAGGACAACTCGAACGGCGGCGGACCGAACCTGGACGAGGATTTTTCCGAGTATATGTGGATGGAGAACGAGGAAGAGTTTGACAAGCAGGAAATGCAACGACTCGAGGAGGAAGCCCTCATGGAGCAGTGCATCGAAGCAATGCTTCAGGACGAGCTGGACGCCGCACAGAACCCCAGCGGTGACCCGACGCTAGAAGTTGACAG CCCTAAGGATTTGTGCCATGCCCTGTCGAGTCTGCAGGTGCAGTCCAAGGAACAGAAGGTCCCCGTTGAGCAGTCAACGTTGAACCCTCTGGCAGCCGAATTTGTGCCATCGGTGCTATCGACAACGTCAGTTTAA